A region of the Nocardia asteroides genome:
ACTTCCCCGCCCAATACACCTACGTCCTCGGACTCCTGGAGCGGCTGCTGCCACAGGACGACTCGACCACCACCGACCGCACCTCGGTCACCGACAAGACAGGAGTCTGACATGGCCATCGCGATGGACTTCGACGACATGCTCCGCAAGATCAAGGACCGCCAGTGGGCGCTGGCCGACATCGATTGGGACGCACCGGGCGCCGAGACGATCACGCCCGAACTGCACGCCAAGCTCAAGCCGTTCATGGCCGATCTGATGTGGATCGAGAACGTCGGCGCGCGCGGCTTCGCGGCAATGGCCAAGAAGGCGCCGACGGAGACGCTGCGCGAGATCTACCGCTACTTCCACGCCGAGGAACAGAAGCACGCCAACGCCGAGCTGGCGCTGATGCGCCGGTGGGGCATGCTCGACGGTGACGAGATCCCGCAGCCGAACGTCAACGTCAAGCTGGTGATCGACTTCCTGGACAAGTACTCCGACGACATGTCGCTGTCGCTCCTCGGCACCGTGATCCCCATGCTGGAGGTCGCGCTGGACGGCGCCCTGATCAAGTTCATCATGGACGAGATCGAGGACCCGGTCTGTCAGGCGGCGTTCAAGAGGATCAACTCCGACGAATCCCGCCACCTGGCCGTCGATTTCGCCGTGATGGACCTGCTCGGGCACGCCGAGATGCGCAAGCTGCTCATCGACCTGGTCGGCGGCTGGGCCAAGCCCTCGCTGATCATCGGCGTGCTGAGCTACGTGCCGCTGCTGAACAAGATGCGCGACAACATCGTCGCGATGGGCGTCGACGAGGAGAAGCTCTACGGCGCGCTCAAGCGGTACGCGAACGTCGGCGAGCGCAGCGAATTCGCCCGCAGGCTTCCGATGTACCAGATCGTGAAGACCCACGGCGGCTGGGTGATCGACCGCGGGCACCCCTACCACCTGGTGGCCGACGCGCTGGTGAAGGTCACCGGGTTGCTGCCGAGGGCGCTGCTGCGCAACAACCCGACGTGGTCGAAGGAATTGACCTACGAGCCCGCCGCATGACAGGGAATACGATGAGCACGCACACCCTCGACGTCGCCGTCATCGGCGGCGGGTTCGCCGGCATCGGCACGGCCATCCGCCTGAAGCAGCGCGGAATCAACGACTTCGCGATCTTCGAGCGCGGCACCGCGATCGGCGGCACCTGGCGCGACAACACCTATCCGGGTGCGGCGTGCGACATTCCGTCGCGGTTGTACTCCTACAGTTTCGCGCCGAATCCGAACTGGTCACGCACCTACTCCGGAAGCAACGAGATCCTCGGCTACATCGAGGCGATGGCCGCGGAATTCCGGCTCGGTCCGCACCTGCGGTTCGGGCACAACGTCACCGGCATCGCGTTCGACGAGCAGGCCGGGACCTGGGAGATCGCCGTCGAGGGCCACGCGCACCCGATCCTCGCCCGCACCGTGGTGCTGGCCTCCGGGCCGCTGGCCAACGCCAGTCTTCCGGATATCCGGGGCATCGAGACCTATCGCGGCCACAAGATCCACAGCGCCCGGTGGGATCACGACTACGACTTCACCGGCAAACGGGTCGCGGTCGTCGGCACCGGGGCCAGCGCGGTCCAGATCATCCCGGAGCTGGTGGACAAAGCCGACTCGGTGAAGGTGTTCCAGCGCACGCCCGGCTGGGTGCTGCCCCGGGTCGACCGACGGACCAACGGCCTGACCAAGGAGCTCTACCGCCGGGTGCCCACCGCCGAACAGCTGGCTCGGCGCGCCTGGTTCTACGGACACGAGTCGGTGGCACTGGGCGTGGTCTGGAACACGCCGCTGACCAGGGTGGTCGAGCTGGTCGGCAAGGCACAGCTGCGCAGACAGGTGAAGGACCCGTGGCTGCGCCGTCAGCTCACCCCGGACTTCCGCGCGGGCTGCAAGCGCCTGCTGATGACCGACGACTACTACCCCGCCCTGCAACGGGACAACTGCAAATTGATCACCTGGCCGATCGCCCGGATCTCCGAGCACGGCATCCGCACCGCGGAGGGTATCGAACACCAGGCGGACTGCATCGTCTTCGCGACCGGATTCGACGTCTCCAAGACCGGGACCCCCATTCCGGTGGTCGGGCGCGACGGCCGGGTTCTCGCCGACGAATGGTCGCGCGGGGCCTACGCCTACAAGAGCGTCGCGGTCTCCGGATATCCCAACCTGTATCTCACGTTCGGACCGAATTCGGGGCCGGGGCACAATTCCGCGCTGGTCTACATGGAAGCCCAGATCGACTACCTCGTCGGCGCGATCGGCCTCATCCTGGACCGGGATCTGCGCATGCTGGACGTACGGCGCGATCGGCAGGATCGCTACAACGCCGCCATCCAGCGCAAGCTCGCCGCCACCACCTGGAACTCGGGATGCCGCAGCTGGTATCTCACCGAGGACGGCTTCAACGCGACCATGTATCCGGGGTTCGCCACCCAGTATGTCCATCAGCTGCGCGCGGTCGATCTCGACGACTACCTCGTGGTCGAACAGACCGCCGACCAGCGGCGACAGCGGGTGGCACCGGTTTCCTGAGTGCCGCGGGACCGGCGGCGCGGACGATAGACTCGGTCCGCAGCGAGTGCAAAGCGTGCCGCCGGTCCGTCGGCGCCGTGGTCAGCGAGGGAGGTGAGGTCGACGCCGGAGTACCGGATCGATGACCTCGCGCGCGCCGCGGGCACCACCACCCGCAACGTGCGCGCCTACCAGGAACGCGGGTTGCTGCCGCCGCCGGTCGGCAAGGACGGCCGGGCCAGCATCTACGACGACGCGCACCTGGAGCGGCTGCGCCTGATCGATGCGCTGCTGCAGCGCGGCTTCACCACCGCGCACATCGCCGACTTCATCACCAGCTGGGAGACCGGCAAGGACCTGACCGAGGTGCTCGGCCTGCAACACGCCGTGACGGCGTCCTGGGCCAAGGACGAGACGTTCGAGGTGCCCCGCGAGCTGATCGGCACCATCCTCGGCGCGGAGGCCGACGAGCTGGTCGACCGGCTGCGCGAGATGAAGCTGGTGCGGCTCGAAGGCGACACGGTGGTGTTCACCGAAACCCAGTTGCTCACCTCGTTCGCCGAGCTGCACGAGTACGGGCTCGAACTGCGCACGCTCATCGAGATCTACGCCAAGGTGGCCGATCGGATCGATGACATCACCCACATCATGATCACCGCCGCCAAGCAGCACATCATCGACGAGCACGGCCCCGGCTGGCTGCCGGACACCAGCAACGAAATCGCCGAGACCACAACGATGCTCAACAAGATGCGCGAGCTGGCGGTCGCCTCGGTGCACGCGACGCTCGCCCGGTCGATGGACGTCACGCTCCGGCGCGAACTCGGCGACTATCTCGCCACGGCGGCCGAGCGGGAGAAACAGCGCAGCGAACCCGGGCGCGACGTACCCTCCTAGACAAGCGCAGAGTGCTGCCGACCTTCGACGGATGGAGTCGCTGTGGGGTCCGACCGACCGAGAATCCCTCCGCTGCCGCTGATACGGGCCGTCGAATCGGTTCGCGGCGCGCTGGCCGTCGCGTTCCGCAAGCTGGTGCCGGGGCACGTCGCGCTGATGGAGCTGATCGCCGCCGGATGGATCACGCAGGCCATCCATGCCGCCGCGGCGCTCGGCGTGGCCGACGAACTCGCGGCGGGACCGCGGTCGGGCGCACAACTGGCGGCGGCGGTCGGCGCCGACGAGGACGCGCTGCGGCGGTTGCTGCGGCTGCTGATCAGTTACGGCATTTTCACCCAACGGCACGACGGACGGTACGCGCTGACGCCGATGGCGCGGGCGCTGCGCAAGGACGCGAACGTGTCGCTGCGCGACGCGGTGCTGTTCTTCGGGTCGCCCGCGCACCGCAACCACTGGTCGCACCTGGTCGACGCCGTGCGTACCGGCGAGCCGGTCGGCGAGAAACTGAACGGGATGCCGTTCTTCGACTACATCCAGCACGACCGCGAACTCGGCGAACTGTTCGATCGCGCGATGACCAGCATCGGCAGCCTCGCGCTGGAACCGCTGTTCGCGGCCTACGATTTCGGCCGCTACGAGACCCTGGTCGACGTCGGCGGCGGTGAAGGAACCCTGCTCACCGAGATCCTGCGCCGTGCGCCGCGGTCGCGCGGCGTCCTGTTCGACCTGCCCGAAGTGGTGGCGGCGGCGCCCACGCGGCTGGCCGAACTCGGTCTCGCCGATCGCTGCGCCGTGGAAAGCGGATCGTTCTTCGACAGCGTCCCCAAGGGTGGCGACGCCTACATCCTCAAGCACATCCTGCACGACTGGGCGGAACCGGAGGCGGGGCGCATTCTGCGTACGGTCCGTGCGGCTATGGACCCCGACGCCCGGCTGCTGATCGTCGAGCTGGTCGTACCCGAACACAGCGCGCCGCACCCGAGCAAGTTCATCGACCTGGAGATGCTGGTCAACGCAGGCGGCCGGGAACGGACCGAGGCCGAGTACCGCGCTTTCCTCGCCCGGCACGGATTCACGCTGACCAAGCGGGTGCCGACGGCCTCGCCGGACAACGTGCTGGAGGCCCGGCCGAGCTGACACCGGACGCACCCGTACCGTGAAGTCATCTGCGATCTCGGCGTCGGGACCGCTAGGCTACGAACAGTATTGGTGGTTCGGTAAGGATGTGAGTCGGCCGTGGAATGGACCTTCACTCCGGACGAGTTCGCCTATATCTGGCGGGAGACCGATCTGGATCGCCACCCGTACCCGCTGCGCATCCTGGAGACTCCCCGCACCGAGGACGAGGCCGAGAAGCTGCGCATCACCCTCGCCGAGCGGTTGCCGCTCGGCTCCGACCCCGATCTAACGGCCTGCCTGCGTATTCTGGCCGCGCCGCACACCAGGATCGTGGCCATCGGCGGCACCCACCAGCCGGGTGGTGAACTGCGGCTGCTGGCCGCCGCCATCTACGACCGCGCCGTGCTCGCGGTGCAGGAACCCGGCACGAGCCCGGATTTCGGTGGCCGCGTGCATATCTCGATCGGGCACAGCTCGAAACTGGGGCGGCGGATAGCGGCGCTGCTGCCGAAGACCCCCGCGGGCCGCGAACCCGCTCGGGCCGCCACCGGCGACGCGGTGCGCGACCAGGAAACGGCGCCCGCGCGACACCAGGCGGCGCCGCGCATCCGCAAGCTGCTGCTCGAGCCGCATACCGCCGAGGGCCACATCAGAATCGAACCGCGACTGGATCGTCCGACCCCGCCCCCGCCGGTCCACTACACCTGGATCGACGTGCGGAACGACGGAAGATACCTGATCAAGGCGGGTGTCGAAGTGCGCATCGCGCCTGCCTCCTCGGAACAGATCGCGACCCAATTGCAAAAGCGCATACCGGTATAGCCCGCTCCCGCGAGCGTGACCGCCGACTATTGCTGACCCGGCGCCGGGCTTCCGGTTAGTCTGAGGCGGACCGACCGATCTCAGGGGTGAGCGATGACGATCGAGACCAGCCGAGCCGATATCGCCCGATTCAAGGACGCCGCGCAGGCCGGGACCGTCCAGTTCGATCCGGCAGCGGCTCGGCAGTGCGCCGAGATGTACGACCGGCAGGCCGATCGGCTGATCCATCTACAGCAACGCCTCGAATCCGCCGCGGAACTCGGCGGTTTCGGCGGATTCGTCTCCGCGCAGCAGTTGCAGGCCGGATTCGGCCGCAAGGCGCGGGACGCGGCGGCTCTGCTCGACCACTACATCGAAGCGGCCTACCGCATGAAGGAAGCATTCCTGATCAGCGGAGGACTGTTCGAAGAAGCCGATGCCGCGGGCGCCGCCGCCCTGCGCGCGGTTGAGGCGAGGTTGCCCCGATGAGCGGCTCCGATCCCACCTACATCAGCTCGATGGAACATTTCGAGTCGCTGCGGCACGAAGAGATCTACGCGAAGGCGCAGCAGATCGACGCCGCGCAGGTGCTGCGCGCGTCGACGATCTGGATCGAGGCCGCAGGGGCGCTCACCACGTCGTTTCCACTCACTCGCGGCGGTGTGGACCGCGTGATGGACTCGGCCGAATGGAAAGGCGCCGCCGCCGACGCCGCCCAGGCATGCGCACGCAGTTTCGCGGCGTCGGCGGATGAGCTGGCCGCGGTGCTGGGCCAAGTGGGAGCCCGGCTCGGCGGGGTCGCCGCGGCCGCCGAGGCGGTGAAACTCGCGGTGGTGCCGCCCGGCGCTTCGGGACCGGTCGGCGCGATCGCGCAACTGCTGGAGGCCGCGCACGTCATCGACGCGCAGATGGCGCAGGAGGCACTGCGTCAGGAAGCCGTGCTGGCGATGAACATGGTCTACAAGCCCGCCTATTCCGCGGCGGGAACCGGCGTCCCCGCGCTGCCCGCACCGCCCGCTGTGACGGCGCCGTCCGCGCCGCAGGCGGTCCCTCCCGGCACACCGAGATACTCGACGCCCGAGCAGGCGCTGCCCAATGAGCAATGGTCGCCGGGCACAGCGCAACCCGCACCTGCCGCGCCGGAATCGCCTGACGCTTCCCACAATCCGGTGCCACCCGCCCCGCCGGAACCGGATACGCAGCAGGCCCCGACCGCGCCGACGCCGCAACCCACGCCGTCACCCTCACCCGAGCCCGCTCCGCAGACGCAGCAAGCCCCGACCACTCAGACACCGACGCCCACGCCATCGCCACAGCCCGCGCCGTCGTCACCAGAGCCCGCGCCGTCGTCACCACAGCCCGCGCCGCCGTCACTCGCACCTGAACCGGCTCCGCCGACGCAGCAGGCGCCGACCACCACACCGGCGCCGCCGAGTGCTCCCCCCGTGCCACCGAGCCCGAGCCCTTCACCCGCACCACCGAGTCCTTCACCAGCGCCGCCGAGCCCGGAGCCCGCACCACCGCCGAGTTCGTCGGCACCGGCGCCGCTCCCCGCGCCCCCGCCCGCGCCGCCCATCCCGGAGCCGGCACAACCACCGAGCCCACCCCAAACACAGCCGAGCCCGCAGCCCGCACCACCCCCTGTGCCCGGCCCTGCCGATCCCGCGGTCCCGCTGCCCGACCCAGGCGGCCAACCCGGTGTCACCGGCCCGGTGGAAGGCAATCAGGAGCAGATTCCGACCACCAACCAGCCCGGCGTCGTCCCATCCTGACGGTCCGGCAGCCGATGGGTACGAGGCCAGGTCTGATCCTCGACCTCGGAAATCGTCACAACGCGCTCGTCGATCGGCCGGTACATCAACCGGCCGATACGGCATCCAAGCCGTCCCGATCCACGTCCGGCTGGACGTCGCTCAGCCGATCACACGAACGGGCAAGCCAGACCGTCGGCGAACGGATGGATCCGGTGACGTACCAGGCATCCACCTTCCGAGCCGCCACCGGAATACGCGCGCCGCGAACCACCGAACGGGAGCGTTGCCACAAGCATCCGGTTCGCGGCGGAGGCGGCCGAACGACCGGCATCATGCTACCGACGCACCGCTCGCGCGATCGGCCACAGCGCTTCGGCTTCCCGCACCAGCCCGCGCCGGGGCGAACCGCGACCGGAGCGTGCTCGTGACTCGCTCGGTGTCCCCGCTGCCGATCGGCTGGTGTGCGATCAGACCTTGACCAGGTCGTCGGCGTGGATGACGGGGCGTTGCATGGTCTCGGGAAGCTCGGCGGTGGAGCGGCCGAGCATGCCCGCCAGTTCGGTGCTGTCGTATTCGACGACGCCCCTGGCGACGACACGGCTGTCGGGGGCCACCAGATCCACCACGTCCCCGCCGTAGAAGCGCCCACGCACGCCGACGATTCCCGCCGCGAGCAGCGACCGCCGCCGGTGCGCCACCGCTTGGACCGCGCCCTCGTCGATGAGCAGCGCGCCGCGGCTGTCGGCGGCGTGCCGGACCCAGAACTTGCGGGCGGACAACCGCACCGGGCGGGCGGCGAACGCGGTGCCGACCGTGCCGGTGGTCAGCGCGGTGGCGGCCGACGAGGCGGCGGCCAGCAGGACCGGCACACCCGCATCCGCGGCCAGGCGCGCCGCCGACAACTTC
Encoded here:
- a CDS encoding ESX secretion-associated protein EspG, whose translation is MEWTFTPDEFAYIWRETDLDRHPYPLRILETPRTEDEAEKLRITLAERLPLGSDPDLTACLRILAAPHTRIVAIGGTHQPGGELRLLAAAIYDRAVLAVQEPGTSPDFGGRVHISIGHSSKLGRRIAALLPKTPAGREPARAATGDAVRDQETAPARHQAAPRIRKLLLEPHTAEGHIRIEPRLDRPTPPPPVHYTWIDVRNDGRYLIKAGVEVRIAPASSEQIATQLQKRIPV
- a CDS encoding hydroxyneurosporene methyltransferase, which translates into the protein MGSDRPRIPPLPLIRAVESVRGALAVAFRKLVPGHVALMELIAAGWITQAIHAAAALGVADELAAGPRSGAQLAAAVGADEDALRRLLRLLISYGIFTQRHDGRYALTPMARALRKDANVSLRDAVLFFGSPAHRNHWSHLVDAVRTGEPVGEKLNGMPFFDYIQHDRELGELFDRAMTSIGSLALEPLFAAYDFGRYETLVDVGGGEGTLLTEILRRAPRSRGVLFDLPEVVAAAPTRLAELGLADRCAVESGSFFDSVPKGGDAYILKHILHDWAEPEAGRILRTVRAAMDPDARLLIVELVVPEHSAPHPSKFIDLEMLVNAGGRERTEAEYRAFLARHGFTLTKRVPTASPDNVLEARPS
- a CDS encoding MerR family transcriptional regulator translates to MRSTPEYRIDDLARAAGTTTRNVRAYQERGLLPPPVGKDGRASIYDDAHLERLRLIDALLQRGFTTAHIADFITSWETGKDLTEVLGLQHAVTASWAKDETFEVPRELIGTILGAEADELVDRLREMKLVRLEGDTVVFTETQLLTSFAELHEYGLELRTLIEIYAKVADRIDDITHIMITAAKQHIIDEHGPGWLPDTSNEIAETTTMLNKMRELAVASVHATLARSMDVTLRRELGDYLATAAEREKQRSEPGRDVPS
- a CDS encoding NAD(P)/FAD-dependent oxidoreductase; translated protein: MSTHTLDVAVIGGGFAGIGTAIRLKQRGINDFAIFERGTAIGGTWRDNTYPGAACDIPSRLYSYSFAPNPNWSRTYSGSNEILGYIEAMAAEFRLGPHLRFGHNVTGIAFDEQAGTWEIAVEGHAHPILARTVVLASGPLANASLPDIRGIETYRGHKIHSARWDHDYDFTGKRVAVVGTGASAVQIIPELVDKADSVKVFQRTPGWVLPRVDRRTNGLTKELYRRVPTAEQLARRAWFYGHESVALGVVWNTPLTRVVELVGKAQLRRQVKDPWLRRQLTPDFRAGCKRLLMTDDYYPALQRDNCKLITWPIARISEHGIRTAEGIEHQADCIVFATGFDVSKTGTPIPVVGRDGRVLADEWSRGAYAYKSVAVSGYPNLYLTFGPNSGPGHNSALVYMEAQIDYLVGAIGLILDRDLRMLDVRRDRQDRYNAAIQRKLAATTWNSGCRSWYLTEDGFNATMYPGFATQYVHQLRAVDLDDYLVVEQTADQRRQRVAPVS
- a CDS encoding ferritin-like domain-containing protein, giving the protein MAMDFDDMLRKIKDRQWALADIDWDAPGAETITPELHAKLKPFMADLMWIENVGARGFAAMAKKAPTETLREIYRYFHAEEQKHANAELALMRRWGMLDGDEIPQPNVNVKLVIDFLDKYSDDMSLSLLGTVIPMLEVALDGALIKFIMDEIEDPVCQAAFKRINSDESRHLAVDFAVMDLLGHAEMRKLLIDLVGGWAKPSLIIGVLSYVPLLNKMRDNIVAMGVDEEKLYGALKRYANVGERSEFARRLPMYQIVKTHGGWVIDRGHPYHLVADALVKVTGLLPRALLRNNPTWSKELTYEPAA